The genomic DNA GTGTGGATAGATGTAAGGCACACAGCTGAGTGAGCAACCTGGTCCCTAGGATGACTGGGGAGGCTGGCTGAAAGTGGAACAGCTGCTCTGAAGGCCCTTGAGGTGTAGCACAGCTTCACAGGCACCAGAACTGGGCCCCACCAAGTCGACTCaaggctgctttgttttttttgaaaactgaccTGAAGGTGGTGCCCCGTACCTGCTGAGAGCAGACAGAAGGTGGTCTTGGAGAAGGCAACTTGTATTTTGTGGATGGATACTCTGCTATCCAGCACCAGATTTTGCAGGTGGTTGGGGAATAACGTGAGAGGTGACCACATTTCACAGATAATTGAAGGAAGAGCTGGGATCCTTGTGGGGAGAGGAATCCGGTAGGGACGGCAGTACCCAGGAAAGCCCATCAGTAATGCCATTGGAAGTCCGAGCTGGTGTAGCTAACAGCACCCAAACCACCACATCTGTTCACAGATGTGGCAAACCTGGGagcaaggggggaaaaataactgGGGCTGGTCCCTTGTTTTGGTGGAGctaaaggcagagaaagggTGCAGTCAGGGAAGATGAAGGGGATGTTTAAGCATGGAGAATGGAGTGAAGGGGCATGAAGGAGCCAGTCACATATAAGCAAACTGCTGGCTGTCTTGCTTGACTGGGCCCTGTACCTAATCACAACAGTACACCCTACTTTTTGAGAGTGATTCCAAACCCTTTTCTGTGTGGCCTCACTCTGTGCCCAGCGCAGGGTGGGTCCCAAGGCCTGCCTGCTAGCAGTAGCCAAAGGGAACACAGGTCAGAGGGACCCCACAGCTGGGAACACCCAGTGTCTAGGACCAGCTACTGGTGGGAGCCCTGTGTGCgtgttgtcctggtttcagctgggatggagttaattttcttcttagcagctggtgcagcgctgtgttttggatttggtgtgagaacaatgttgatagcacactgatgttttagttgttgctgggtgatgtttatactaagtcaaagacttttcagtttcttcgGCCCTTAGGCcagtgaggaggctggaggggcacaagaaattgggaggggacatagccaggagagctgacccaGACTAGCCAGAGGTATTCCATgccatgggatgtcatgcttggtatatacACCGGGGGGTTGGCGGAGGCTGGGCATCACTGCTTAGGGTCTGcctgggcatcagtcagcaggtggtgagcaactgtattgtgcatcactggttttcttttctcctctccctttggatttcattcctcttccctttcccctccttttcattataactgttactattattgtttttattttattttatttcaattattaaattgtccTTCTCTTAACcttgaattttacattcctttccaattctcctccccatccttcagGGTGGTAGGGGTTGGGGACAGTAAGCAAGTggctgccggctggggttaaaccacgacatgTGTGCAAATCACTAGTGAACTTGAAGCTGGACTAGCTCACAAGCAAGGAAAGACCCTTTCAGTCATGTGGATAGCATGCAGTTGCAGCCCACCTGATTCATCAGCCCCAGCATCCAGACCTTGGAGGACCAGGCCTGCCAACCACTAGCCATATCTCCACCTCCTGGAGTTATGGAGGACTTGGAGGTGCTTGAGCATGCATGCCTTGAGCTGCTTCCCACCTAGGCATGTCCTCTCTGCACTAGCTGCACAAGGTCCTGCCTCTGAAACTGCCAGGACCATCCATCCATACCATCCTCCTCTTGCTCTGCTCTTGGTCCCTGGCAAGTGatggtgctgcagctcccagctctgttcccacccagggctgcagagcatgCCTCCAGCTGCACTGGGATCTCTGGACACTGGAGCATGCCCTTTGCTTCATCTTGATCATGGTTTGAAAGGAGCTGTTCTGGCTCTGGAGATGATGCTGTATCACGGTCCCTCCCTGAACAAGTCAGGGTTTCTGTCAAGAGGCCTCAGCTTCAACATCCAACACAGAGCATGGGGTCCACTGAGCTGCACTCCTATCAGGGCTGGTCGTCTCCCCAACCCACAGTTTGCAACCCCAGCACTGCATTAGTCAGAGGTGCCACTGAGCTgaagctgcagggcagctctaAGGCTGAGCTTGGTTAGTTGGGGGCAGAGGGGGTCCGGTGGGGTTGGGATAGGGTTCCAGTGTGGAGCAACTGAAGGGGATGGAGCATCAAGAGGCTAAGAGCAGCGGCAGCAGGAAGGCTTAGGAGTGCAGTTTGGtatgcagcagggctgcagggcaggatcCCTGCCCCTCCTGATCTGGCTTTCCCCAAACTCCATGCGCTGTTCAAAAAGCACTTTCTGCAGTTTGATCTCCTTCAGGACTTGCAGAACCTCTGGCCCCACGCCACTCTGCAGCAGATCATAGTTCTCAGCTGGGTCTGACTCCAGGTCAAAGAGCAGCGGCGGCAAGTGAGGGGTCAGCGGGGTCAGGCCATGGCAGGCCTGGTCTGGGGTCGTATCACTGTGAAAGGAACCTGCAAAAGAAACCCCCAGCTGTAgctcagtttcttctctttgagCTTTGGACAACAAAACCACACGGGACTTCACAAAGCTTCCCGTGCATaggagaggaggcagcactAACCTTGTGTGAAGTAATGGGCCTTGTACTTCCCAAGCCTGACAGCGAAGGGGCCATGCAGTGGGTTGGGGGACGGTGGGTAGAAGAACATCATCTGACGGGGACtctgtgggaagcagcagagccaagCTCATCTGTACAGCCATGAGGCTGAAGAAGCGCCTGGAACAGGACCAGGCAGAGACCCCAGGGAGTCACACAGGAGCCCCAGTACTACAGCCAGAACACGGTCAGAAGGGGAAAGCTGATGAGCAGCAGTATCCTGCTTGCTCCCTACTCAAAGCTACTGGGGCTCCGTCCATTCACGGCAGGTCTGGGGTCTGGCTCGGCAACATGTTGCAGTTGTTAAagcacagcagcctggggaaggcCAGAAGTCCATGGCATGACAAAAGGTCGCAGCTCATGGAACTCCCATAACCCCCAGCAGGTGCTACTCATCAGGCACACGGCTCCAGCCCCGCACCCAGTCTTCATGCACAACGCCAGCTGAACGAGCCCACAAGACTCACCTTCCCTGACCCAAACAGCACTGGGCTCAAGTCATAGCCGTCCAGGACCACTTTGGGAagagctgccccagccagggtAGTCAGTGTTGGCAAGATGTCCAGGGTGCTTGCCAGCTCATGCGTCACTCCTGTCACCAAACACAGCAAGCCACAAGGAAATGTTCAGGAACTTGATCCCACTTCTATCTCTGCCACCCTGTCTTCTCTCACACACTCTGCTTCTCCTGGGGCAGTCGAGCTGCCATGACACCCCTGCCTTGACTGGCATCAGCATGCAAAAGGCAAAGCAGTGCCAAGTCTTACCTGGAGAGATACGGCCTGGCCAATAAGCCACTGCTGGTTCCCGCATGCCACCTTCATACGTTGTGCCCTTCCCACACTTCAGAAGGCCAGAGCTGCCTCCACGTGCCATCCGCATGGTAGAGGGGCTGTGAGAGGGAAGAACCATCTACCATCAGTTTCACAGGTTTACGCTACCCCTTCCCTGATGCTGCCAACGGGGCCATGACAAGAGAGGCATGCTGCCAGCAAGTGACGCTGCCATCCTTCTCAGTTTTGAGGCAGAAGGCATGGGGCAAGTGAAGAAACCAAGGTGTGCAAGATGCCTAAGCACGGCACCAGAGACCAATGCCACCCACAAATGAAGGGAATCGGGGTATACTTGGGCTGCTGTATGCTTCTGGCTCAAACCCTGTGAGGTTTCTGCCCACAAGGAGGGGCACAGCTGAATCACAGAAACAAGAAGCTCACACACTGGGTCCTCTCCAAAGCAGCATCCACCTCTTGCCCCACTTCAGATCACTGTGGTCTCACCTGGTAATGCCACACCACATTCCTTTTGCCCCAGCCAGCCACTGCCTCATTCCAGTACCCCCATACCATAGCAGCAGAATCTTATCAGTGATTTTTATCACAAAGTGCCCCCTGCTAAGCCCACTCACCCATTGTCAGAGGTGAAGAACACCAGGGTCGTGTTTGCAATACCATTTTCCcgcagtgcctgcagcagctgtcccACCGAGCCATCAAACTCCATGAGGGCATCACCAAATGGCCCACGCCGTGACTGCCCTGCATACTGCTGGCTTGCAAACTGGGGGTAGTGCGTAtgctggagaaaaggcagagaagactGGTATGCAAACTCCCCCAGAGCCGCACCTGGTTCCCAGTTCAGCTGGGGACAGCGAGCACCCCAGCAAGGACACAGGGATTTGTGACAATACCCATGAAATGAGAGAAGGCTTGTCCCCAAGCTTCAGAAGCATCTCTCATAAATGGCACAAGGGAGCTGACCCCCAGGAAAGGATGTGGAGCCCCAGAGCATGAAGTTTTCCTGGGTGGACTCCTGGCCCAGAGAAGCAGGCAGAGCTCCAGAAAGACACACTCAAGAATGTTATCAGAATGGTGCTACCACATGATCTGGGCATCGGAACAGCAACCCCTGGTCATCCAGGAGCACATATTGACTGCTCAGCACAgtcctggggcagcaggagctgagctgcttccctgctctccaCACAGGACAAAggctcccttccccacccctgaGCCCAGAGCAGCCCTCCTGCTTTCATACGTGGGAGGCATAGTAGAGCAGGAATGGGAGGCCTCGTCGTGCACAGTCAGCGATGAAGTCCCGGGAGAATTTGTTGTAGAGTGGCACCAGATCAGGGAAAGAGACTGGCTGCTGCACGATGCTCTGGTTCCAGAGCAGCGGGACCGGCACTAAGCCTTGGTCACAAGTCCCAAAACACTTGATGTCGGGTGGGAAGCAGGTGAGATTCTGGCATGGGCCCTGGAAAGagcaaataacattttgttGTTTACCTGTCTTGCAGGACAGTGAGGGGAGAGGAGCAAAGAGTCTCACAGTGGTGCACCACCAGGTCCTATGGGCACCCTTTGGGCGGCCACTTCTAGAAGCCCAGGGGTCTGCGCCCACCTGGGAACTGTTCAAGGACCACGCTGCCCCAACAACAACAGAATTGCTCCTGGCAGCAATTCAGACATTTCTTTGTAGCCCAGAAGCTGACCCTTGACAAAGGGCATATGTCCCCAGGTACAACGGCCACCCACATTCTGCGTAACTGCCCCATCATATGAGCATCATCCTGGAGATCACCCCCAGAGATGGGCTTTGCCCACCATCACCCgtctccccagcctgcagccacccTCACCCAGCTGCCCAGGCACACACTAACCCAGCCTACGTGCTCTCATACAAGCTCCAACTTTCTGGctctctccccagccagccGCAGGGACACCCTTCAGGCCTTGACAGGCCTCTCACCTGGTCATGGGAGTAGGGCACCCCCAAGAAGTGGTCAAAGCCCTGGTGGATGGGCAGGAAGGAGCCATTAATCCCCAGGCCAAGGTGCCACTTGCCAACCATGGCTGTGGCATAGCCCTCGGCCTTCAGCACCTCTGCAATGGTGACCTCTGAGAGCGGCAGGCCTCCCCGCGAGTCTGGGTTGAACACTCCAGGGTAAACCCCAGAGCGCATCTGGAACCGGCCTGTCAGCAGGGCTGCCCTacagggagagagggggagagagacaGGCGTCACGCAGGGCACAGCGCGGGTGGCGGCCCTCAGCCTCCACACAGGGTGCCCCGTTCCTCGGCACCTGCGCCCCCGTCTCACGgctgccactgccacctcccCCGTGTGCTGGGATGCTCGATCGGCTCCCTCACGGAGCAGCGAGGCCTTCAGGCCTCCTGGGCCACAGCAAGTTTATCGGCCacctgctcctggcagcaccGCAGCTCCCCAGGTGGGTGCCAAGCCCTGTCCCCGCgcctcctccatccctgccccgGGGCCCtgcggcagcggggccggggggcagcggggcacGTACCGGGAGGGGCTGCACACCGGGGAGCTGCTGTAGAAGTTGGTGAACCGCAGCCCTCGGGAGGCCACCCAGTCCAGGTGGGGCGTGGCAGACGAAGGATGCCCGTAGCTCCCCAGGTCCCCGAAGCCCAAGTCATCGGCCAGCAGCACTATGAAGCTGGGGGGGGCGCCGGCCGCTCCACTCAAGGCCAGCAGCGCCAGGGCCCACGGCAGGGCCCGCGGCCCcatgccgccgccgcccggggagGCCCGCCGATACGCCGCTTAGCCCGGGGCacggcgccgggccggggcggcacCGGCACCTCGGGCAGGACCCGCCGCCCCGTTACGGCACCGTCCGCTCTGGGGCCGAACCGCCACCCCGGAGCCGCGCGGGCGGGCACGTGACTTGGCGCGCCGCGCGGCATGCCGGGAGCTGTCGTCCCGCCGGGCAGGGGCCGCGCCCCCGGGGCCGTGCagccgcctcccgccccgctGGGCCCGCTGCGGGCGGCCGCTGGGGAGCCGCGCCTCCCCCCGGCGCTGTAACCACAGGGGCTTCCCACAGAACCGCCCCCAGCGGTGCTCGGGTTGGGGGGCGGCCGGCTCGGGCCGTGTGTCCCGCCCCTGGGCTCTGGGGGCACAGGCCTCAGGGCCGCCGGCAGGCCGGCGTGCTCCCAGCCGCACCGGGGCGGAGGCCTGGAACCGTCAGGCTGTCCTGGGAGGGGACGGGCACCTCGGCGTGTGGCGGCGGGCAGGTGGCCTCTCcgctggggctggctggcacGGGTGGGTGTCCCCTGCCCCGCTCCTGTGGCCGGCACCGGCCTGGGCCGCTGCACCCGCCTTCCCGCCTTCCAGCAGAGCAAatgaagctgcttttctccagatGGGTGCAGGGTGCTCTGGGACAGATGGGCAGAGAGCGTGGTGGTGGATGGGGCCGGCTGGGCCCTATGGGAGCACTTTTCAAGCAAACTATATTTTCATGTAGCAGTAGCAAGAGTTTCACGTTCAGGCTTACAGACCGCTGGTTGTGCCTGAATGTAGAGGCCCATATCCTGCTGCAGATCGGTGACTTGTAATCAGAGCAAGCAAGGGACAGTGCAGAGAGCAACAGCAATTCTCTGGTGGAAGGATGTGATAAGGagaacaaggaggaaaagaggaggtTCTGCACCCCAGGAAGGCTGTACTCCATTGtatctgcttttgaaaactaGAGAAATCTCAGAAGACCAGCCCAGAAGTGAATTGAGATTGAATGTCCTGAAGACCTCCATCTGTTTGGTTTATCAAAAATGAGATTAAAGCAAGAGCGGAGATGGGGTGCAAGCACAGGCACAGTGGCAGTGGTCTACAATTAACCACGCAACAAGCAAAGGTGAGGACTTTCAGCCCAAAGACAATACAGGGGTAAGGCAGGCTGATGGCCTAGTCTGGATGTTCTCATGTAGATGCGCCTGTGTTTTGCATTGAGCCTGTGTGATCAGTTTGTTCTGAATTTTCCTGTTACTACTAGTCAGCATTTTTTAAGACCCATCCCACTTCTACAACCACTTTCTAGTGTGCCAGGGAACTCAGCTTTCCATTGTTACCTCTCCTTGTAGTTCAGACTATCCCCATAGCCCCTGGCCTTCCTGTGTGCTTAGCCCCATGCCTCCTGAAGGCCTGGACCCTGGTACAGGAAggatgctggggctgctgctgctgctgctgtgctcactGCCATCAATTATTCACAGCCAAGAGGCAGCGTGaggaggctggtgctgcagcaggaggtgagACTGCTGCATAATTCATGAAGCCCACTTTGCTCATAGGGCATGGCAGTGCTTGTAGTCCAGTGCCTGGCCGCAGGGATCAGGGTGCGGGGGGGGCTGGAACTCAGGACACtgagaggagagcagctggggctCTGAGCTCAGGgccggtgtgtgtgtgtggtgtgtcACGGTGTGGGGAGAGGGCTTCAGAGACCAGACAAGGAACAGGGCAGGAGGTGTGGGACCCTGTGTGCTGTGTGCAGGTAACGTGGCTGCAGGAAGCTGAGCTGGCATGAGACTGCCCTGACTTGTGCAGGCACCAGTGGGCACAAGTAGGACATGTGGATGAGCAGTGTCTATGTGTCCAGCCATGGAAGGAGAGGCCCAAGTgactgctgcagcactgtgggaGCACACATTGAAAGACCTGCACGGGCCAGGCACCAGGTGGGAGTGGGCAGGCATGGCAGTGTCCAAGTGAGTGGCTCATGAGCATGTGGGGTGTTAATGACCTATATGTTTGTGTGGGTACAACACTTCCCTCTGCATGTATGcctgcatgtgtgcatgtatggACAAGTGAGTTTGCATGTGCGCCCGTGGGAGGTGCATTCTGCGTGTGCATGCATCTGTGGGTGTGTGCTGTGAACATGCATGTGGGTAGATGGGTGGGTGCAcactgtgtgcatgcatgcatgcagtgtgtgggggggtgtaTTCCGCATGCATGCGTACTGTAGGGTGTGCATGCACCGCCTCTGTGTGTATgttgtgtgtgcgtgtgcataCACTGGCCAGATGTGCTGAACACATTGTGCTGTGTTCCAAGACTTTTGGAGTACAGCTATACACACACTCTGGGTGTGCTTTACACCTGTTtgtatctgtgtgtgtctccactgtgtttgtgtgtgcacatgcaccCTGTGTGGGAATGCAGTACGTGTATGCACAGTATTTTTGTGTGCGTGCTCTGTGCATGCTGTGTGGGTGCTGTGTGCAGCCCAGGTTTCTCACAGAGAATGTTTCCTTGCAGAAGAGCTGGAGCTGAATTGGAAGGACTCTCGTTCCCAGGAGGTTTCTCCCGTCTCAGTCCCATGGATATGGTGGCTGTTCCCATGTGTGTGCCAGTGCAAAAGACTTAGTTTGTCTTCTAAAGAGCCAGGTTACATTCAAGAACATGCACACATACTTCACTGGCGTGAACAGCAAAACAGATAGAACAGTACTTTTACCAACACCCACTTAGTGCCTGAGGGAAAGGCtatggatgttgtctacctggaccttagtaaagccttgacactgtctcccacagcattctcctggagaaactggctgctcgtggcCTGCACGGGTGTACTttgtgctgggttaaaagctggctcGACGGCCAGGCCCgaagagtggtagtaaatggggttacatccagctggcagtgGATCacaagcggtgttccccagggctcagtgctggggccagtcctggtTGATATCCTTATTGacgatctggacgaggggaCCGAGTGCACCCTCGGTCGGTTTGCAGGCGACACCGAGCTGGGGGCAGTGCTGACctgcgggagggcagggggctctgcagagggggctgggcaggccgggccgatgggccgaggccacttgtaggaggttcaacagggctcagtgccgggtcctgcccctgTGTCACACCAGCCCCGCGCAGCGCGacgggctggggcagggggctgggaactgcctggggggaagggcctgggagttTTTGttgacggccggctgggcatgagccagcagtgtgcccaggtggccaagagggccaacagcatcctggctcaTGTGTgaaacagcatggccagcaggactagggaagtgattgtccctcTATACTTGGAGGTGGTACAGTCACTgcccctggaagtgtttaaaaaacatggtgcttggggacaaggtttagtggtggacttggcagtgatgggttaatggttggacttggtgatctcaaaggtcttttccaacctaaatgattatATGATTCTATTACTGATGGGGTTTCCTGGGTACTGCTGCCCCTGCCAGATTCCTCTCCACAAAATGACCCCAGCTCTTCCTTCAGTTATCGGT from Falco rusticolus isolate bFalRus1 chromosome 5, bFalRus1.pri, whole genome shotgun sequence includes the following:
- the ARSA gene encoding arylsulfatase A, producing MGPRALPWALALLALSGAAGAPPSFIVLLADDLGFGDLGSYGHPSSATPHLDWVASRGLRFTNFYSSSPVCSPSRAALLTGRFQMRSGVYPGVFNPDSRGGLPLSEVTIAEVLKAEGYATAMVGKWHLGLGINGSFLPIHQGFDHFLGVPYSHDQGPCQNLTCFPPDIKCFGTCDQGLVPVPLLWNQSIVQQPVSFPDLVPLYNKFSRDFIADCARRGLPFLLYYASHHTHYPQFASQQYAGQSRRGPFGDALMEFDGSVGQLLQALRENGIANTTLVFFTSDNGPSTMRMARGGSSGLLKCGKGTTYEGGMREPAVAYWPGRISPGVTHELASTLDILPTLTTLAGAALPKVVLDGYDLSPVLFGSGKSPRQMMFFYPPSPNPLHGPFAVRLGKYKAHYFTQGSFHSDTTPDQACHGLTPLTPHLPPLLFDLESDPAENYDLLQSGVGPEVLQVLKEIKLQKVLFEQRMEFGESQIRRGRDPALQPCCIPNCTPKPSCCRCS